ACAAAGGTCTTGGTGAGATGAATCCTGATCAGTTATGGGAAACAACAATGAATCCTGAAACCCGGACTATTTTACAGGTAACAATGGAAGATGCTGTGGCAGCGGATGAAATGTTTTCAATCCTGATGGGTGACGATGTGTCCCCTAGGAAAAAATTCATTCAGGATCATGCGAAGGATGTCACAAATCTGGATATTTGAGGTGAGGAACGATGGAAGAGGATAACAATATTAACGATTTTGAATCCGCTGGTGACATCGAAGAAGATGTTTCTTCTGGTGAGAGAGTAGTTCCGATCCTTATTCAGGATGAGATGAAACGCTCCTATATTGACTATGCAATGAGCGTTATAGTCGGACGTGCCCTTCCGGATGCAAGAGACGGTCTGAAGCCTGTGCATCGTCGTATTCTCTATGCCATGAAAGAGGCAGGTATCACTTACGATAAGGCACACAAAAAATCCGCCCGTGTGGTTGGTGACGTGCTCGGTAAGTACCATCCGCATGGTGATTCTGCTGTTTATGACAGTCTTGTGAGGATGGTACAGGATTTCTCCCTTCGCTGTCCACTAATTGATGGTCAGGGTAACTTTGGTTCCATTGATGGCGATTCTGCTGCGGCAATGCGTTACACCGAAGTGCGTATGGCCCGCATCACGGATGAAATGCTTGTCGACATAGACAAGGATACTGTGGATTTCAGACCGAACTATGACGGCTCTCTCAGCGAACCGGAAGTTCTGCCTGCAAGATTGCCAAACCTGCTTATTAATGGTTCTACTGGAATTGCAGTGGGAATGGCAACGAACATGGCTCCCCATAATCTGGGTGAAGTCATAGATGCGATTGTAATGTTGATAGATAATCCTGAAGCAACCATACAGGAGTTAAGATCTGCTATATCCGGTCCGGATTTCCCTACCGGTGGAATCATTATGGGCTCCAGTGGTATCCGGGATGCTTACGAAACCGGAAGGGGTCGAATTCACCTTCGTGCGGTAGCCAATATTGAGGAGATGAAAAACGAAAAGTTCCGCATAATTGTCTCTGAGATTCCATATCAGGTAAATAAATCACGTTTAATTGAGTCTATTGCCAATCTTGTACGGGACAAGAAAATAATTGGAATTTCCGATTTGAGGGACGAATCGGACAGGGATGGAATACGTGTTGTAATTGAATTAAAGCGTGCTTCCAACCCTCATGTTGTACTCAACCAGCTCTATAAACACACACAGCTTGAGACAACCTTTGGAATTATCAATCTGGCTCTTGTGGACAATGTTCCAAGGGTTTTAGGTCTTCGGGAATTGCTTGAAATATACCTCAAGCATCGCATTGAAGTAATCACCCGTCGCAGCGAGTATGAGCTGAGAAAAGCAGAAGAACGCGCCCATATTCTCAACGGATTGAAGATAGCCCTTGATCATATTGATGAAGTTATTTCCCTTATCCGGGCTTCAAAAACCGTGGATGAGGCCAAGGCCGGACTCATCGAAAAATTCGGACTGGATGAGATCCAGGCAAAGGCCATTCTGGATATGCGTCTCCAGCGTCTTACTGGTCTGGAAAGGCAGAAAGTTGAAGAGGAATACGATAGTCTCCTCAAGGTCATTGCAGATTTGAAGGATATACTTGCAAACGATTCCCGCAAATATGCGATTATCCGCGAAGATATTATTGTCCTAAAGGAGCGTTTCGCTGATGAAAGGCGGACGAGAATTGAAGGAAGCAGGGAAGAGATCGAAGATGAGGATCTGATTCCGGAAGAAGATGTTGTGGTTACATGGACAGATGGTGGCTACGTCAAACGTATGCCAATTGATACATACAGCCAACAGCATCGCGGTGGCAAAGGCATTCGCGGAATGGAAACCAAGGAAAACGATTCAGTGGGAAGCATATTTGTTGCTTCAACTCACGATTATTTGCTTTTCTTTACAAACCGTGGTAAACTTTACTGGCAGAAAGTCTATGGACTTCCACAGGGAAGCAGGCAATCCCGGGGTAAAGCGATTGTCAACATCCTCGAACTCTCTGAAGGTGAGTATGTCAGTGCCATGATTCCTGTAACCAGCTTTGATGAGGAAACATATCTTTTCATGGCAACAAGAGGCGGAACGGTCAAAAAATGTAGCCTCTCCGATTTCAGTAATCCAAGGAAGGCAGGTATTATTGCAATTTCTCTTCTTGATGCAGATGAGCTTGTTAATGTTGTTCAGACCGATGGTTCCAAAGATATTGTCATGGTATCAAGGTTTGGAAAGGCTATTCGTTTCCATGAAGATGACGTAAGGGCTATGGGAAGAACAGCCAAAGGTGTCAGGGGTATGAAACTTGCCGAAGGGGATGAAGTTGTAAGCCTTGATATCGTTGACGCAACTGCAAGCTTGCTCACTGTCACTGAAAACGGTTACGGAAAACGTACACTGTTTGATGAATATCGCTCCATGAGGAGAGGTGGACAGGGTGTGATGACCATTGTAACCAGCATAAGGAATGGTCCGGTAGTTAATGTCACAGCAGTCCATGATACTGATGAAGTGATTCTCACCAGTTCAGAAGGCATAATTATCAGGCTTCCTGTGAAAGATATCCGTGTGCAGGGGCGTAACACTCAGGGAGTCAGGATAATGAAAGTCAGCAATGGTGACAGGGTTGTCAGTGTGGCAAGAATTGAAGGAAATGAATAACTTTAAGTATTACACTTTTAACTATTGAGCAATAACCGATCCGGGAAGATGATTTTAATGGAACTTGAAAATTTAAGACATGGTACTGAGCTTATCAAACGCGGCTTTGCAAAGATGCAGAAGGGCGGCGTCATTATGGATGTCACCAATGCCGATCAGGCACGTATTGCTGAAGAAGCAGGTGCTGTTGCTGTCATGGCTCTTCAGGCTGTACCTGCAGATATCAGGAAAGCCGGTGGCGTTGCAAGGATGGCAGATCCTGTAATTGTTTCTGAAATTGTTGAAACCGTCACAATACCTGTAATGGGTAAAGCAAGGATTGGTCACTTTGTGGAAGCGGAAATTCTTGAAGCTCTTGGTGTAGACATGGTTGATGAGTCCGAAGTATTGACTCCGGCAGACAACAAATATCACATTGATAAAACCCAGTTTACTGTCCCATTCGTATGTGGTGCCAGAAA
The window above is part of the Methanohalophilus levihalophilus genome. Proteins encoded here:
- the gyrA gene encoding DNA gyrase subunit A, translating into MEEDNNINDFESAGDIEEDVSSGERVVPILIQDEMKRSYIDYAMSVIVGRALPDARDGLKPVHRRILYAMKEAGITYDKAHKKSARVVGDVLGKYHPHGDSAVYDSLVRMVQDFSLRCPLIDGQGNFGSIDGDSAAAMRYTEVRMARITDEMLVDIDKDTVDFRPNYDGSLSEPEVLPARLPNLLINGSTGIAVGMATNMAPHNLGEVIDAIVMLIDNPEATIQELRSAISGPDFPTGGIIMGSSGIRDAYETGRGRIHLRAVANIEEMKNEKFRIIVSEIPYQVNKSRLIESIANLVRDKKIIGISDLRDESDRDGIRVVIELKRASNPHVVLNQLYKHTQLETTFGIINLALVDNVPRVLGLRELLEIYLKHRIEVITRRSEYELRKAEERAHILNGLKIALDHIDEVISLIRASKTVDEAKAGLIEKFGLDEIQAKAILDMRLQRLTGLERQKVEEEYDSLLKVIADLKDILANDSRKYAIIREDIIVLKERFADERRTRIEGSREEIEDEDLIPEEDVVVTWTDGGYVKRMPIDTYSQQHRGGKGIRGMETKENDSVGSIFVASTHDYLLFFTNRGKLYWQKVYGLPQGSRQSRGKAIVNILELSEGEYVSAMIPVTSFDEETYLFMATRGGTVKKCSLSDFSNPRKAGIIAISLLDADELVNVVQTDGSKDIVMVSRFGKAIRFHEDDVRAMGRTAKGVRGMKLAEGDEVVSLDIVDATASLLTVTENGYGKRTLFDEYRSMRRGGQGVMTIVTSIRNGPVVNVTAVHDTDEVILTSSEGIIIRLPVKDIRVQGRNTQGVRIMKVSNGDRVVSVARIEGNE